A region from the Triticum urartu cultivar G1812 chromosome 1, Tu2.1, whole genome shotgun sequence genome encodes:
- the LOC125533099 gene encoding uncharacterized protein LOC125533099 — MANVNQVADPVALPIVPCPDCGRRVVTFVARTGQFEGERFYKCRNHNPKKGGCDFYRWEEAYAEHLASLGPTAPPLAQINLGENEVGGGGQGGQLQAMNGVAGGQNGAPVLPRVPATIDGEGSVHGAAVVAPRQFTIALDPASINLVVSVGNMAICVAILVLVVASSMMRVFDRD, encoded by the exons ATGGCGAACGTGAACCAAGTCGCAGATCCAGTTGCGCTGCCTATAGTTCCATGCCCGGATTGTGGTAGGCGTGTGGTGACGTTCGTGGCGAGGACTGGTCAGTTCGAGGGGGAGAGGTTCTACAAGTGTCGTAATCACAAT CCGAAGAAAGGTGGGTGCGACTTCTACAGGTGGGAAGAAGCGTACGCCGAACATTTGGCTTCGCTGGGGCCAACGGCGCCTCCGCTGGCGCAAATCAATCTAGGAGAAAATGAAGTCGGGGGAGGAGGTCAAGGTGGGCAGTTGCAGGCGATGAATGGTGTGGCAGGGGGCCAGAATGGAGCACCGGTTCTCCCGCGGGTGCCAGCGACAATTGATGGTGAAGGATCTGTGCATGGTGCGGCGGTCGTTGCTCCTCGTCAGTTTACCATCGCGCTTGACCCTGCGTCAATCAATCTGGTGGTGTCAGTTGGGAATATGGCTATTTGCGTTGCCATCCTTGTGCTGGTAGTTGCTTCAAGCATGATGCGCGTGTTTGACAGGGATTAG